The following are encoded together in the Falsiruegeria litorea R37 genome:
- the betI gene encoding choline-binding transcriptional repressor BetI: MPKVGMEPIRRDAIVRATIAELGVSKSLDVTVSQIAKRAGMSSALAHHYFGGKDQIFLAAMRRILTDFGAEARSELKAAPRHDRAQAIIRACFAPSCFTPDVIAAWMTFYVLAQTNDDALRLWQIYQARIRSNLVDALRPLLADPVEGAENMIALIDGLYIRAALSAPEEPQLAVNHALRVLNTLIESGK, from the coding sequence ATGCCCAAAGTTGGAATGGAACCCATCCGCCGTGACGCCATCGTGCGTGCCACGATTGCCGAGCTTGGCGTCTCCAAATCCCTGGATGTCACCGTCAGCCAGATCGCCAAACGTGCAGGCATGTCCAGCGCGCTTGCGCACCACTATTTTGGCGGCAAGGATCAGATCTTTCTGGCCGCCATGCGACGCATCCTGACGGATTTCGGCGCCGAGGCACGCAGCGAGTTGAAAGCAGCGCCGCGCCACGATCGGGCGCAGGCCATCATTCGCGCCTGTTTTGCACCGTCGTGTTTCACGCCGGATGTGATCGCGGCCTGGATGACATTCTATGTGCTGGCCCAAACGAACGATGATGCGCTGCGCCTGTGGCAGATCTATCAGGCGCGTATTCGCTCGAACCTGGTTGATGCCCTGCGCCCCTTGCTGGCCGACCCGGTCGAGGGCGCCGAAAACATGATCGCACTGATTGACGGTCTCTACATCCGTGCCGCGCTCAGCGCCCCGGAAGAGCCGCAACTGGCTGTCAACCACGCCCTGCGCGTTCTGAATACCCTGATCGAGAGCGGAAAATGA
- a CDS encoding DUF1036 domain-containing protein codes for MRLRAFAIGIGVIAAGPSVAGLAVCNDTTVLHSVAIGYKSDGDWFSQGWWNIEPDQCATVLAGDLANRYYYLLAKADAWEFDHGGVGFCILNDVFDITGDQDCEGRGYARGQFLELDTGKSAKDHVTYIAAVSRPEKQSEPAFVPPGVYGEPYSAAGNFQSCSVESGQRVCSLFAEGFQIFFREDGREGEGAFDFVDRFRPGSPVIVHGDLESVYDRSADLVPYKLFARGWEEEDEVLRDMQGKWQSRDDAAAGLTLEGSLLDHTYDGQVVDSVSIRVSSTCNDYTEGGPYLIMQAGGDPEATCYGDLQVDGPFLDMVYLPRGNILRYQRAD; via the coding sequence ATGAGATTGCGCGCTTTCGCCATAGGTATTGGAGTGATCGCGGCAGGCCCTTCAGTTGCGGGGCTTGCGGTGTGCAATGACACCACGGTCCTACATTCCGTGGCCATCGGATATAAATCGGATGGCGATTGGTTCTCGCAAGGGTGGTGGAACATCGAGCCCGATCAGTGTGCAACGGTATTGGCCGGGGATTTGGCGAACCGCTACTACTATTTGTTGGCCAAAGCTGACGCATGGGAATTCGATCATGGAGGGGTTGGGTTCTGCATCCTGAACGATGTCTTTGACATCACCGGTGATCAGGATTGCGAGGGGCGCGGCTACGCCCGGGGACAGTTTCTGGAGCTGGACACAGGTAAGTCGGCCAAGGATCACGTGACCTATATTGCGGCCGTCTCGCGCCCCGAAAAACAAAGCGAGCCTGCATTTGTTCCACCAGGGGTGTATGGCGAGCCCTATAGCGCGGCCGGCAACTTTCAATCTTGCAGTGTCGAATCCGGACAACGGGTGTGCAGCCTGTTTGCAGAGGGGTTTCAGATATTTTTTCGCGAAGATGGACGCGAAGGCGAGGGGGCCTTTGACTTTGTTGACCGGTTCCGCCCCGGCAGCCCGGTGATTGTGCACGGTGATCTGGAATCTGTTTATGACCGCTCGGCCGACCTCGTCCCCTACAAGCTTTTTGCCCGCGGATGGGAGGAAGAGGACGAGGTGTTGCGGGACATGCAGGGCAAATGGCAGTCTCGTGATGATGCGGCTGCCGGTTTGACACTTGAGGGTTCGCTGCTGGATCACACGTATGACGGCCAGGTTGTCGACAGCGTTTCGATCCGTGTCAGTTCAACATGCAATGATTATACCGAGGGTGGGCCGTACCTGATCATGCAAGCGGGAGGAGATCCTGAGGCGACCTGTTATGGAGATCTTCAGGTCGATGGGCCCTTCCTTGATATGGTCTATTTGCCGCGCGGAAACATCCTGCGATACCAGCGCGCAGACTGA
- a CDS encoding thermonuclease family protein → MLRICCAFVLAAFPVVASADLSGSVRVIDADTWDVGGTRVRLHGIDAPELDQTCTRASGQGWDCGAWATQQVRSLYDGHAAQCTRVTQDRYGRMVARCRVQGDDVGQALVSQGLAFAFRKYSTDYVGAENHARSAAMGLHGARVVLPWDHRAANRTTDHPANCRIKGNISAKGERIFHHPGQPHYSRTRISTAKGERWFCTADEARRAGWRAAKN, encoded by the coding sequence ATGTTAAGAATTTGTTGCGCCTTTGTTCTGGCCGCCTTTCCGGTGGTCGCATCCGCTGACCTGTCCGGATCGGTGCGGGTGATTGACGCCGACACTTGGGATGTTGGTGGCACCCGCGTGCGGCTGCACGGCATCGATGCACCCGAATTGGATCAGACCTGCACTCGCGCCTCGGGGCAAGGCTGGGACTGCGGGGCCTGGGCGACGCAGCAAGTGCGCAGCCTCTATGACGGTCATGCGGCGCAGTGCACCCGAGTGACCCAGGATCGCTATGGCCGCATGGTTGCGCGTTGCAGGGTTCAGGGCGATGATGTCGGGCAGGCATTGGTGTCGCAAGGGCTGGCCTTTGCCTTTCGCAAGTATTCGACGGACTATGTCGGGGCAGAAAATCACGCTAGATCGGCAGCGATGGGGCTGCACGGGGCACGCGTTGTGCTGCCCTGGGATCATCGCGCCGCCAACCGAACGACAGACCACCCGGCGAATTGCCGGATCAAGGGCAACATCTCGGCCAAAGGAGAGCGGATTTTTCACCACCCTGGTCAGCCGCATTACAGCCGCACGCGGATCAGCACCGCGAAAGGCGAACGGTGGTTTTGCACCGCAGATGAGGCGCGGCGCGCAGGGTGGCGGGCCGCCAAAAATTAG
- a CDS encoding LysR family transcriptional regulator — MNWDDMRFLLAIAQAGSLKGAARQLGVDKTTVSRRLRAMEQGLGQAVIEVGGAGLTLTEFGRSLHRHAEVMRDEMQAVNALAQVGPETQLGTVRLTAVPLVINHMLLPYLPEVQAKSPGLRLELISEARDLSLLRGEADIALRLARPTEGGQAVLARRLGELEYAAFAAPGAASSPWISYEPRMLYLSHAEAIAKAAAADGTGPVSVNDAETLFQMVCAGHGRTLLPRIVGSHDARLVEVPFAHGSLPKREVWLMVRKELRDLERIRLVVAWLDRVFADLRS, encoded by the coding sequence ATGAACTGGGATGACATGCGGTTTCTATTGGCCATTGCGCAGGCGGGCAGCCTCAAGGGCGCGGCCCGGCAGTTGGGTGTGGACAAAACCACCGTATCGCGGCGTTTACGTGCGATGGAGCAGGGTCTTGGACAGGCTGTGATCGAGGTTGGCGGGGCAGGACTGACACTGACCGAATTCGGGCGTTCGCTGCATCGGCACGCCGAGGTTATGCGTGACGAAATGCAGGCGGTGAATGCCCTGGCGCAGGTCGGGCCCGAGACGCAGTTGGGCACCGTACGGCTGACGGCGGTGCCCCTGGTCATCAATCATATGTTGTTGCCCTACTTGCCTGAGGTGCAGGCGAAGTCCCCGGGCCTGCGGCTGGAGCTCATCTCAGAGGCCCGTGACCTGAGCCTGTTGCGCGGCGAGGCGGATATCGCGCTGCGTCTGGCCCGCCCCACCGAAGGGGGACAAGCCGTTCTGGCCCGCAGGTTGGGAGAGCTGGAATATGCGGCATTCGCGGCACCAGGTGCCGCCAGCAGCCCTTGGATCTCATATGAGCCACGAATGCTTTACCTGTCCCATGCCGAAGCGATTGCCAAAGCGGCTGCAGCAGACGGCACGGGCCCGGTGTCGGTCAACGATGCCGAGACGTTGTTTCAAATGGTCTGCGCCGGGCATGGCAGAACCCTGTTGCCCCGGATCGTCGGCTCACATGACGCGCGGCTGGTCGAGGTGCCATTTGCGCATGGCAGCCTGCCAAAGCGCGAGGTGTGGTTGATGGTCCGAAAAGAGCTGCGCGACCTGGAACGCATCCGTCTGGTCGTGGCCTGGCTGGACCGCGTGTTCGCTGATCTCAGGTCATAG
- a CDS encoding YdcH family protein → MSHTPHELAEEFPDKIDAMSALKQSDAHFARLADEYHEINRAVHRAETNIEPLEELAEVDLRKKRAALKDEIWGILSKA, encoded by the coding sequence ATGTCTCACACCCCGCATGAACTGGCCGAGGAATTCCCCGACAAGATCGACGCCATGAGCGCGCTGAAACAGTCGGACGCGCATTTCGCCCGGCTTGCGGATGAGTATCACGAGATCAACCGCGCCGTGCACCGTGCCGAGACCAACATCGAGCCGCTGGAAGAGCTGGCCGAGGTGGATCTGCGCAAGAAACGCGCGGCCCTCAAGGATGAGATATGGGGCATTCTGTCCAAGGCGTGA
- a CDS encoding helix-turn-helix domain-containing protein, with protein sequence MATQKLYAGAKLREIRTRLTLTQKDFAAKLGVSLPYLNQMENNNRPVSTTVVLALAQEFGLDVTELSTGDSERLVSDMREALADPIFADTMPPLADLRLTASNAPALARAFIELHKSYRQTHERLASLDEALGREDARIQASPWEEVRDFFHYCDNYIDAVDHAAERFSAQANDAGDVRTVALGSLSARGIQVKLTDIEALRSFDAKARVLHLSSRSSPQTQVFQMLLQVALVSQDKLLEATLDFARFHSEEARSIAKIGLANYFAGAALMPYGTFLAAARDCRHDLELLSARFGASIEQVAHRLSTMQRPGAKGIPFFFVRVDQAGTITKRHSATRLQFARFGGACPLWNVHRAFETPGHFLRQLAETPDGVRYISLARDVSKPGGSFGAPVRRYAIALGCEVRHADALVYADNMDVTNASAYEPIGISCRICERQQCHQRSVPPLERRLTINANERGTLPYEVN encoded by the coding sequence ATGGCCACCCAAAAACTTTATGCCGGCGCCAAACTGCGCGAAATCCGCACTCGTCTGACCCTGACGCAAAAGGATTTTGCCGCCAAGCTGGGGGTGTCTCTGCCCTATCTCAACCAGATGGAAAACAACAACCGGCCTGTGTCGACCACGGTTGTTCTGGCGCTGGCTCAGGAATTCGGACTGGATGTGACCGAGCTGAGCACAGGCGACAGCGAGCGGTTGGTCAGCGACATGCGCGAGGCGCTGGCCGACCCGATCTTTGCCGACACCATGCCGCCGCTCGCCGACTTGCGGTTGACCGCATCGAACGCACCTGCCCTGGCGCGCGCATTCATCGAGCTGCACAAAAGCTATCGTCAGACACATGAGCGGCTGGCCTCTCTGGATGAGGCGTTGGGGCGCGAAGACGCCCGCATTCAGGCCAGCCCCTGGGAAGAAGTGCGGGATTTCTTTCATTATTGCGACAATTACATAGACGCGGTGGATCACGCGGCCGAACGTTTCTCTGCGCAAGCCAACGACGCCGGTGACGTACGAACCGTTGCCCTGGGCAGCTTGTCCGCGCGCGGCATTCAGGTGAAGTTGACAGATATCGAAGCCCTACGCAGCTTTGACGCCAAGGCGCGGGTGCTGCACTTATCGTCGCGCTCATCGCCCCAAACCCAGGTCTTTCAGATGCTCTTGCAGGTGGCACTGGTGAGCCAGGACAAACTGCTTGAGGCGACACTGGATTTCGCCCGCTTTCACAGCGAAGAGGCGCGGTCTATCGCCAAGATCGGGCTGGCCAACTACTTTGCCGGGGCCGCACTGATGCCCTATGGGACCTTTCTGGCCGCCGCCCGCGATTGCCGCCATGACCTGGAACTGCTGAGTGCCCGTTTCGGCGCCTCCATCGAACAGGTCGCGCATCGTCTGTCGACGATGCAACGCCCGGGCGCCAAGGGCATCCCGTTCTTCTTTGTCCGCGTAGATCAGGCTGGTACGATCACCAAACGCCACTCGGCCACACGGTTGCAATTTGCCCGCTTCGGCGGTGCTTGCCCGCTGTGGAACGTGCACCGCGCCTTTGAAACTCCCGGCCACTTTCTGCGACAACTGGCCGAAACGCCGGATGGGGTGCGTTATATCTCGTTGGCGCGCGACGTGTCGAAACCGGGGGGGTCTTTTGGCGCGCCGGTCCGCCGTTATGCCATCGCGCTCGGCTGTGAGGTGCGCCATGCCGATGCGCTGGTCTATGCAGACAACATGGATGTGACCAACGCCAGTGCCTACGAGCCCATCGGCATTTCGTGTCGCATCTGCGAACGGCAACAGTGCCACCAGCGTTCAGTTCCGCCCTTGGAACGTCGCCTCACGATCAATGCCAACGAACGTGGCACGCTGCCCTATGAGGTGAACTGA
- a CDS encoding YciI family protein codes for MLYCVTFQDNSGKEHLRQEHMADHLAFLATIGPKMIGAGPLFEGQDGQGGMWLVEADSAAEVQALVEQDPFWPTGLRKSVRVLEWRQVFRDGQRV; via the coding sequence ATGCTCTATTGCGTCACCTTCCAGGACAATTCAGGGAAAGAACACCTGCGGCAAGAACACATGGCTGATCATCTGGCATTCCTTGCCACGATTGGCCCGAAGATGATCGGAGCCGGACCCTTGTTCGAGGGCCAAGATGGACAGGGCGGCATGTGGCTGGTCGAGGCAGACAGCGCCGCAGAAGTCCAAGCGCTGGTCGAGCAGGATCCGTTCTGGCCCACCGGCCTGCGCAAAAGCGTGAGGGTTCTGGAATGGCGGCAAGTGTTCCGGGACGGCCAGCGTGTCTAG
- the betC gene encoding choline-sulfatase encodes MTNPNILILMVDQLNGTLFPDGPADWLHAPNLKKLAERSTRFANAYTASPLCAPGRASFMSGQLPSRTGVYDNAAEFRSDIPTYAHHLRRAGYYTCLSGKMHFVGPDQLHGFEDRLTTDIYPADFGWTPDYRKPGERIDWWYHNMGSVTGAGVAEISNQMEYDDEVAYNATAKLYDLARGNDERPWCVTVSFTHPHDPYVARKKYWDLYEDCEHLLPEVPAMEYEDHDPHAKRIFDANDWRSFDITEDNIKRSRRAYFANISYLDDKIGEILNVLETTRQEAIIMFVSDHGDMLGERGLWFKMSFYEGSSRVPLMISAPDMPAGKIETPVSTIDVTPTLGALAGVDMAEIEPWTDGISLVPMAQGTERTEPVAIEYAAEASYAPLVSLRYGPWKYNRCALDPDQLFNLDTDPHELTNLADDPAHAGTLATIKAKSEARWDLDRFDADVRASQARRWVVYEALRQGGYYPWDYQPLQKASERYMRNHMNLDNLEDSQRFPRGE; translated from the coding sequence ATGACAAACCCCAACATTCTGATCCTGATGGTGGATCAGCTCAACGGTACCCTCTTTCCCGATGGTCCCGCAGACTGGCTGCATGCGCCGAACCTGAAAAAACTGGCGGAACGCTCGACCCGCTTTGCCAATGCCTATACCGCCTCGCCGCTCTGTGCGCCGGGCCGGGCGTCGTTCATGTCGGGTCAGCTGCCTTCGCGCACCGGGGTCTATGACAACGCGGCCGAGTTCCGCAGCGACATCCCCACCTACGCGCATCATTTGCGCCGCGCGGGCTATTACACCTGCCTGTCCGGCAAAATGCACTTTGTGGGCCCCGACCAGCTGCACGGTTTTGAGGATCGCCTGACCACCGACATCTACCCGGCCGATTTCGGATGGACGCCGGATTACCGCAAGCCGGGCGAACGCATCGACTGGTGGTATCACAACATGGGCTCTGTCACCGGGGCAGGGGTCGCCGAGATCTCGAACCAGATGGAGTATGATGACGAGGTCGCCTACAACGCGACCGCCAAGCTCTATGATCTGGCGCGCGGCAATGATGAGCGCCCCTGGTGCGTGACCGTCAGCTTTACCCATCCGCATGATCCCTATGTGGCGCGCAAGAAGTACTGGGACCTCTACGAGGATTGCGAGCATCTGCTGCCTGAGGTCCCCGCGATGGAGTACGAGGATCACGATCCTCATGCCAAGCGCATCTTTGACGCCAACGACTGGCGCAGCTTTGACATCACCGAAGACAACATCAAACGCTCACGCCGGGCCTATTTCGCCAACATCTCGTACCTGGATGACAAGATCGGCGAGATCCTGAACGTGCTGGAAACCACCCGGCAAGAAGCGATTATCATGTTCGTCTCGGACCACGGTGACATGCTGGGCGAGCGGGGTCTGTGGTTCAAGATGAGCTTCTACGAAGGCTCCTCACGTGTGCCGCTGATGATTTCAGCGCCCGACATGCCCGCAGGCAAGATCGAAACGCCTGTGTCGACCATCGACGTGACACCAACCTTGGGTGCACTGGCTGGTGTCGACATGGCCGAGATCGAACCCTGGACCGATGGCATCAGTCTTGTGCCGATGGCACAAGGCACCGAGCGAACCGAACCTGTGGCGATCGAATACGCGGCCGAGGCGTCGTATGCGCCACTGGTGTCGCTGCGCTATGGCCCTTGGAAATACAACCGCTGCGCGCTGGACCCTGATCAGCTGTTCAACCTCGACACCGACCCGCACGAGTTAACCAATCTGGCAGACGACCCGGCCCATGCCGGCACGCTGGCCACGATCAAGGCCAAGTCCGAGGCTCGTTGGGATCTGGACCGTTTTGATGCAGATGTACGCGCCAGCCAGGCCCGCCGTTGGGTGGTTTACGAGGCGCTGCGGCAGGGCGGGTATTACCCCTGGGATTACCAGCCACTGCAAAAGGCCTCGGAACGCTACATGCGCAACCACATGAACCTGGACAATCTGGAGGACAGCCAACGCTTCCCGCGTGGCGAATAA
- a CDS encoding DMT family transporter, whose translation MSQANATATQRPIAGILWMLAAGLSFVVMTALVKSMGSTMHPTQSAFLRYLLGLVFFVPALGTLLRTRLTGRQWGLFTLRGAIHSAAVMLWFFAMTQIPLAEVTAMNYLTPVYVTIGAALFLGETMAARRITAIIVALIGAMIILRPGFREISPGHLAMLGTTLCMGISYLMVKMLVEEISPVVVVAMMSIFVTIGIAPFAIAVWVTPTLPQLGILFAIASFATGGHYFMTLAMQAAPVAVTQPVTFLQLIWATLLGALVFDEGVDFWVVLGGTLILAAISFITWREAVLKRREITPNPNHPKL comes from the coding sequence ATGAGCCAAGCCAACGCGACCGCCACCCAACGCCCGATTGCCGGTATCCTTTGGATGCTGGCGGCAGGGCTTTCCTTTGTGGTCATGACTGCGTTGGTGAAATCCATGGGCTCGACCATGCATCCCACCCAGTCGGCCTTTTTGCGGTATCTTTTGGGGTTGGTGTTCTTTGTGCCTGCACTTGGCACGCTGCTCCGAACACGATTGACGGGGCGCCAATGGGGGCTGTTCACACTGCGGGGGGCGATCCACAGCGCGGCGGTCATGCTGTGGTTCTTTGCCATGACGCAGATCCCCTTGGCTGAGGTGACGGCGATGAACTACCTCACGCCGGTCTATGTCACCATTGGTGCGGCACTGTTTCTGGGCGAGACGATGGCGGCGCGCCGGATCACGGCGATCATCGTGGCGCTGATCGGGGCGATGATCATCCTGCGTCCGGGCTTTCGCGAGATCAGCCCCGGACACCTGGCGATGCTGGGCACGACGCTGTGCATGGGCATTTCCTATCTGATGGTCAAAATGCTGGTCGAAGAGATCAGCCCTGTCGTCGTCGTCGCCATGATGTCGATCTTTGTCACCATCGGCATTGCGCCCTTTGCCATCGCCGTCTGGGTGACGCCTACCTTGCCGCAACTTGGCATCCTGTTTGCCATCGCGTCTTTTGCGACGGGGGGGCATTACTTCATGACCCTGGCGATGCAGGCGGCACCAGTGGCCGTGACGCAGCCTGTGACCTTTCTGCAGCTGATCTGGGCCACGCTGCTTGGTGCGCTGGTCTTTGACGAAGGTGTCGATTTCTGGGTTGTCCTGGGGGGCACACTGATCCTGGCGGCCATCAGCTTTATCACCTGGCGCGAGGCGGTGTTGAAACGCCGTGAAATCACACCCAACCCGAACCATCCCAAACTCTGA
- a CDS encoding fatty acid desaturase, producing MFDSSSSRPQPEIRAARDWIKVLSQYRTPNAGRSWFELAVTAVPFVLLWALAWWALSVSSVLAVLISLVNAAFLLRLFTIQHDCGHGAFFENRTLNDWLGRVLGVLTLTPYDVWKRSHSIHHSGAGNLARRGIGDIHTATVAEYREMSPMSQLMYRLYRNPIVLFGFGPGYLFFFQNRLPLGFTHQAKYWVSAMCTNVAIVAALVVIWYFGGWAPILLIFVPSTLLAATAGMWLFYVQHQFETAHWDTDENWQLHDAALHGSSHYILPPVLQWLSANIGIHHVHHLYSRIPFYRLPEVLRDHNVLAQANRMTIRESLKSARLHLWDENSRRLLSFAQVRALTD from the coding sequence ATGTTCGACTCATCCTCTTCGCGGCCGCAGCCCGAAATCCGAGCCGCAAGAGACTGGATCAAGGTCCTCTCGCAGTATCGCACCCCCAACGCAGGCCGCAGCTGGTTCGAGCTGGCGGTGACTGCGGTTCCTTTCGTGCTGCTTTGGGCTTTGGCTTGGTGGGCGCTTTCGGTCAGCTCTGTGCTGGCGGTTCTGATCTCGCTGGTGAACGCAGCCTTTTTGCTGCGGCTGTTCACCATCCAGCACGATTGCGGCCATGGCGCGTTTTTCGAAAACCGCACGCTCAATGATTGGTTGGGGCGTGTTCTGGGTGTGCTGACGCTGACCCCCTATGACGTCTGGAAGCGCTCGCATTCAATCCATCACAGCGGTGCCGGCAACCTGGCGCGGCGCGGAATTGGCGACATCCACACCGCCACCGTGGCAGAATACCGCGAGATGAGTCCGATGAGCCAATTGATGTACCGGCTCTATCGCAACCCCATCGTGCTCTTTGGCTTTGGTCCCGGCTATCTGTTCTTTTTTCAGAACCGCCTGCCCCTGGGGTTCACGCATCAGGCCAAATACTGGGTCAGCGCCATGTGCACCAATGTGGCCATTGTCGCGGCTCTGGTGGTGATCTGGTACTTTGGTGGCTGGGCGCCCATCCTGCTGATCTTCGTGCCCAGCACCCTGCTGGCGGCGACGGCGGGCATGTGGCTGTTCTATGTTCAGCATCAGTTCGAGACCGCCCATTGGGATACGGATGAGAACTGGCAACTGCATGACGCCGCCCTTCACGGCAGCTCGCACTATATCCTGCCGCCCGTGCTGCAGTGGCTGAGCGCCAATATCGGCATCCACCACGTGCATCACCTATATAGCCGCATCCCCTTCTACCGCTTGCCCGAAGTGCTGCGCGACCACAACGTTCTGGCCCAGGCCAACCGCATGACCATTCGCGAGAGCCTGAAAAGCGCGCGTCTGCATCTGTGGGACGAAAACTCGCGCCGCCTGCTGTCATTCGCGCAGGTCCGGGCACTGACCGACTGA
- the betA gene encoding choline dehydrogenase, which yields MEADFVIVGAGSAGCAMAYRLSEAGASVLVIEHGGTDAGPFIQMPAALSYPMNMSRYDWGYQSEPEPYLDGRRLACPRGKVIGGSSSINGMVYVRGHAMDFDHWSDMGADGWAYADVLPYYKRMETWHDGGHGGDPTWRGTDGPLHVTRGPRSNPLFKAFVDAGQQAGYEVTGDYNGEKQEGFGPMEQTVYKGRRWSAANAYLRPALKRPNCDLVNGLAARVVMEEGRATGVEIIKGGKKQIIRARREVVLAASSINSPKLLMLSGIGAGAHLAEHGIDVVADRPGVGANLQDHLELYIQQAATQPITLYKHWNLISKGAIGAQWLFTKTGLGASNQFESAAFIRSQAGVQYPDIQYHFLPMAVRYDGQAAAEGHGFQAHVGPMRSKSRGAVTLRSNRVEDAPKILFNYMSHEDDWRDFRTCIRLTREIFGQEAFKSFAGHEIQPGDALQSDDELNGFIKEHVESAYHPCGTCRMGRADDANAVVDPEGRVIGVDGLRVADSSIFPRITNGNLNAPSIMVGEKMSDHLLGRDALARANDVPWINPKWETAQR from the coding sequence ATGGAAGCAGATTTTGTCATCGTAGGCGCGGGATCCGCCGGCTGCGCCATGGCCTATCGCCTGAGCGAGGCGGGGGCTTCGGTGCTGGTGATCGAACATGGCGGCACCGATGCGGGGCCCTTCATCCAGATGCCCGCCGCACTCAGCTATCCGATGAACATGTCGCGCTATGACTGGGGCTATCAGTCCGAGCCCGAGCCTTACTTGGATGGTCGTCGCCTCGCCTGTCCACGCGGCAAGGTGATCGGCGGCTCATCCTCGATCAACGGCATGGTCTATGTGCGCGGCCACGCGATGGATTTCGACCATTGGTCCGACATGGGCGCTGATGGCTGGGCCTATGCGGATGTGCTGCCCTATTACAAACGGATGGAAACCTGGCACGATGGCGGCCACGGTGGCGATCCGACCTGGCGCGGCACGGATGGCCCGCTGCATGTGACACGTGGACCTCGTTCAAACCCGTTGTTCAAAGCTTTCGTAGATGCGGGTCAGCAGGCCGGGTACGAGGTCACCGGCGACTACAACGGCGAGAAGCAAGAGGGCTTTGGTCCGATGGAGCAGACGGTCTACAAGGGCCGTCGCTGGTCTGCGGCCAATGCTTATCTGCGACCCGCTTTGAAGCGCCCGAACTGTGATCTGGTCAATGGGCTGGCGGCGCGCGTTGTGATGGAAGAGGGGCGCGCCACTGGGGTCGAGATCATCAAGGGCGGCAAGAAACAAATCATTCGCGCCCGGCGCGAGGTGGTTCTGGCAGCCTCGTCGATCAACTCGCCCAAACTGCTCATGCTGTCAGGTATCGGTGCGGGGGCGCATCTGGCCGAGCATGGCATTGACGTGGTTGCGGACCGCCCCGGCGTGGGCGCGAACCTGCAGGACCACCTGGAGCTTTACATCCAGCAGGCCGCGACGCAGCCGATCACCCTTTACAAGCATTGGAACCTGATCTCCAAAGGCGCAATCGGGGCGCAATGGCTGTTCACCAAGACCGGTTTGGGAGCCTCGAACCAGTTCGAAAGCGCGGCCTTCATCCGTTCGCAGGCGGGCGTGCAATATCCGGACATCCAGTACCATTTCCTGCCGATGGCGGTGCGCTATGACGGGCAGGCGGCGGCCGAGGGGCACGGGTTCCAGGCGCATGTCGGCCCGATGCGGTCCAAGTCGCGCGGGGCTGTCACCCTGCGGTCGAACCGGGTCGAGGATGCGCCCAAGATCCTGTTCAACTACATGAGCCACGAAGACGATTGGCGTGACTTCCGCACCTGCATCCGCCTGACCCGCGAGATATTTGGGCAAGAGGCGTTCAAGTCTTTTGCCGGCCATGAAATCCAGCCCGGCGATGCGCTGCAAAGCGATGATGAGCTGAACGGGTTCATCAAGGAACACGTTGAAAGCGCCTATCATCCCTGCGGCACCTGCCGGATGGGGCGTGCCGATGATGCAAACGCTGTGGTCGACCCTGAGGGGCGGGTGATCGGCGTCGATGGCCTGCGCGTCGCGGACAGCTCGATCTTTCCCCGCATCACCAACGGCAATCTGAATGCGCCGTCGATCATGGTGGGCGAGAAGATGTCCGATCACCTGCTGGGGCGTGATGCGCTGGCGCGGGCCAATGACGTGCCCTGGATCAACCCGAAATGGGAAACCGCGCAGCGTTAA